The genomic window catggtaaagaatgtgattaaaggctcttttcctatttcaaaagttttagttttcgagggtaatagctacgtatgttaaaaaaatgaagatattagactattttatgattgcaaatggtaaagaatgtgattaaagtctcttttcttatttcaaaagttttagtttttgagggtaatagctacgtatgttgaaaaaatgaagatattagactattttatgattgcaaatggtaaagaatgtgattaaaggctcttttcctatgtcaaaagttttagttttcgagggtaatagctacgtatgttgaaaaaatgaagatattagactattttatgattgcaaatggtaaagaatgtgattaaaggctcttttcctatgtcaaatgttttagttttcgagggtaatagctacgtatgttgaaaaaatgaagatattagactattttatgattgcaaatggtaaagaatgtgattaaaggctcttttcctatttcaaaagttttagttttcgagggtaatagctttgtctgtggaaaaaatgaagatattagacaattttatgattgcacatggtaaagaatgtgattaaaggctcttttcctatttcaaaagttttagttttcgatggtaatagctatgtctgtggaaaaaatgaagatattagactattttatgattgcacatggtaaagaatgtgattaaaggctcttttcctatgtcaaatttttagttttcgagggtaatagctttgtctgtggaaaaaatgaagatattagacaattttatgattgcacatggtaaagaatgtgattaaaggctcttttcctatttcaaaagttttagttttcgagggtaatagctacgtatgttaaaaaaattaagatattagactattttatgattgcaaatggtaaagaatgtgattaaaggctctattcctatttcaaaagttttagtttttgagggtaatagctacgtatgttgaaaaaatgaagatattagactattttatgattgcaaatggtaaagaatgttattaaaggctcttttcctatgtcaaaagttttagttttcgagggtaatagctacgtttgttgaaaaaatgaagatattagactactttatgattgcaaattcagttcagttcagttcattcgggtttattaaaaaaaattataacagtcataacatacttaatctctcatctctatgcaaaaactgcatgctgagtcccatatcacctcaaaaataaatacgcactatggctctccctccacttctcgatacaaccatggcccctaccaaaaaaaatatccttacaagtccccacctcttcatccaggagcaaaccactccaacccccacaaaaaaactcaataatagctaaaatcacttttctaattagattcattattcaaattaaactaattcaaaataagataatttttattctctttttgaaagtaCCAAGGGAGCTCCTACCTCTCAGTTCAAGCGGTAGGGTATTGTAAGCCTTAGCACGGACGATGTCAGGCGAAAAATCCGACCTCACTGTTGGCGTATTTCGAATATGGATCTGTGCAGATAGTCTTGTAATTGGAAGACGCTGTTCGGATACCAAACggaatagattcctaaaaggTGGTGGAAGCAAGCCGGAGAGgaatctgaaagcaaaaaccaagcaggaaagctcaaacagcgatttcagcgagagataatcttctgtgtgtttgatgatcttcaaggcattcttgtggatggaatccagttttttcagatggGATTTGAATGTTGATTGCCATACCATTGCGCAATACTGTAAGTGGGGTCTAATGAGTGCATTGTAGAGAAGGGTAAGGGTTTTACGTGGGAATGtttgcttcagttttttcatgatacccagattccttgaaagctttaattctacagcatggatgtgaggaaggaaagaaaggttttcatctactattactcctaaatattttgcacatccATTTACTGGTCGTTGAACCTTTCCACGAAACgtcacaattcctgttatttctggGTGAAGGGTTCCTACCCTAGAAAATAGTAGGATGCAAGATTTTTCTACATTGATGACAAGTTTGTTGGCATCCATACACAGATAGGTCTCTTCTATGATGTTTTCAAGCCCGCTAATTTCCGCTGGAGTGAAGGCATATCAAGTCCGCAGCAGGTAATTGTAGTGTCGTCAGCGAATGCTATAAGTCCATCTTGCTCGTTAGTAATGTCCTCAGATGTTTGATCGAAGCATAGGTTACAGCATTTTTGGTCGTCATGATTCGGATTAAGGATACGAGTTAGGTCATTTACatggactaaaaacaaaagaggaccGAGGATTGATCCTTGGGGCACACCAAATTTCACAGTAGTGTCGTTTCTTGGGTCGTCACCAATGTAGATGCACCTATTTTGaaggtaagattcaaaccattgaAGGGCTATCCCTCAAACTCCAATATGTTGCAACTTTCCCAGTAAGATTGTATGATCCATGCTGCCAAATGCTTTCTTGATGTCAATCAATATAGCAGCTGGCAGAAGACCTGAGTCAAGTGCTCTGTTGATGAATAAGCTTAGGGATGCCAGAGCATCTTCTGTTGAATGACCAGGTCTGAAGCCGAACTGACGgctattaaaaaattcttttttttcgagaaactggtaaagtagtctttgtaagggtttttcaaaaacttttgaaaaaacagataatATGGATATGGGTCAGAAATTTGATGGATCGTCATGAGGGCCACCTTTATGCAGAGGgattattcttgctttttttagtattgaagGAAAAACACCACTTCTTAGAGACAGGTTTATCAAATAAGTTAATGGCTCTAGGATAGAAGGGAGGACTGCTTTCAGGGCTTTCGTGTGTATCCGGTCAAATCCAGATGCTGATGTGCCTTTCAAGGTCTTCACAATTAGCTCTACTTCAGTTGATGTCACAGGAATCATTGCCATTGATTTGGTGCATGCTGAGCCAAGGTAATGCTTGTAGGGTTTTTGGGGACTTTTCGCAGAATTAGATGTAATTCCTCCTATCCTTGCGAAAAATGTACTGAGTTCTTTTGCAACCTGAGTGGGTTCCGTAACAGCCTCCCCGTTGACAAAAAGTCTGGAAGGCAATTCTGCTTTCTTATCATTTGGTCGCAAAACCGAATTAAGGACCTTCCAGACTTTTCGTCCATCCTTCCCactttcagatattttattattcacataaattctttttgctttccTCAGAACTGAATGAAGGCATTTCTTATACGTCTCATATCTCTCTAGGTTTTCTCGGCTTGGGTGGTTTCTGTAATTTGCccataacttatttttcttatttatgcataTGAGTAAGCTTTCGGTAACCCATGGACAtattggggtattttttcttCCACGGTTTCTTGGTTTCTCTTTAAAACAGCATGCTTTATATGCAGCTACAAACGCattgtggaaaatttcaaaaccttcGTTCACATCCTCATTTGCTAGGACACTGtcccaagaaactttttttaactcatcATTTAACAGTTTAAGATTCTCCTCTTTAAGATTAATTACTTGTAGACCCTGGTTAGTTCTTACGAGTGGAGTTGGTATCCTCGCCGTGTTGAAGACACTGTGTATAGGAAAATGATCAGATGCGTCACTGGTGATGACTGATACCTTCGCCGGacataatgtagaaaaaatgttgtcaatcagTGAGTGTGTACTTTCTGTTACTCTGGTTGGAATTGTAATTGAAGGGTAAAGATTAGACCCTGACATAATAGTGAGAAGATCCACTGAGCTATTTCTTAGAGGAAAGGCTAGATTaatgttaaaatcacccatgatgATCACATCTTGGTTCTTGTTTCCTATCAGCTGTAAAATCTGAGTTAGTATATCCGTAAAAGCAGAAACAGAACCAGAGGGTGAGCGATATATTTCTCCaatcaatatctttttcttAGAATGCCCATATAGTTCAAGGAAAAGTGATTCAAAAACGCCTTCAACATTCCGGCTCAGTTGATTGTTAATATGCACAGCATATTCATTCCTCGCATAAATAGCCAATCCTCCTCTGCGAGCTTCTTTTCTATgtagaaaatttgatttatagcCTGGGATATCTAGGAGGCTATCCGTTTGTCCTGTAAGGAATGTCTCACATAATCCAATTAT from Artemia franciscana unplaced genomic scaffold, ASM3288406v1 Scaffold_5691, whole genome shotgun sequence includes these protein-coding regions:
- the LOC136043404 gene encoding uncharacterized protein LOC136043404; this translates as MSSYSSSQGLITSSLPKDYNQLKKLENSFLDLKKIFDEKISNEDDLPLFNESNYPRSKYVDLIDLTKGHSESQFSVLQLNCQGLCSSFMEITSMCHQLQPNIIGLCETFLTGQTDSLLDIPGYKSNFLHRKEARRGGLAIYARNEYAVHINNQLSRNVEGVFESLFLELYGHSKKKILIGEIYRSPSGSVSAFTDILTQILQLIGNKNQDVIIMGDFNINLAFPLRNSSVDLLTIMSGSNLYPSITIPTRVTESTHSLIDNIFSTLCPAKVSVITSDASDHFPIHSVFNTARIPTPLVRTNQGLQVINLKEENLKLLNDELKKVSWDSVLANEDVNEGFEIFHNAFVAAYKACCFKEKPRNRGRKNTPICPWVTESLLICINKKNKLWANYRNHPSRENLERYETYKKCLHSVLRKAKRIYVNNKISESGKDGRKVWKVLNSVLRPNDKKAELPSRLFVNGEAVTEPTQVAKELSTFFARIGGITSNSAKSPQKPYKHYLGSACTKSMAMIPVTSTEVELIVKTLKGTSASGFDRIHTKALKAVLPSILEPLTYLINLSLRSGVFPSILKKARIIPLHKGGPHDDPSNF